AAACAGATCCGGCAGAAACCACTAAAAAGACATTACCAAGCAAAATCAAAGTTTCTCTGGAGCTCAAACTAAATTTGCCGCCCATCGAACTCTTAGGCGCACGCCATGCGTAAAGCATCAGAGACGAACCAACGACGAGTGATAAGAAGATCAGAATAAAGATGCCACGCCTTGGATCGGTTGCAAACGCATGAACCGAAGTCAGGACACCCGAACGGACCAAGAAGGTTCCCAGTAGCGATAAAGAGAATGCGGTAATTGCCAAGAGCACAGTCCAACTCTTAAAGCCGCCACGCTTTTCGGTAACTGCCAAAGAATGCAATAGGGCAGTGCCCACGAGCCAAGGAATAAACGAGGCATTCTCAACGGGGTCCCAGAACCACCAACCACCCCAACCCAATTCGTAATAGGCCCACCATGAACCCAAAGCAATACCAAGGGTCAGGAAAACCCAAGCAGCAGTTGTCCAAGGACGTGACCAACGAGCCCAAGCCGCATCTAATCTTCCAGACAATAAAGAGGCAATCGCAAATGCAAACGCCACTGAAAAACCGACATAGCCCATGTACAACATTGGCGGATGAAATACTAAGCCCGGATCTTGCAAGAGTGGATTTAATGAGCGGCCATCTTGAGCAGCAGGCAATAAACGTTCAAACGGATTTGAGGTTGTTAAAACAAACAGGAGCAAGCCACTAGTGACCAGCCCCAAAACACCAATGACTCGCGCCACCATAAAGTCATCTAATGCTTTAGAAAGCTGAGCAACCAAAATAGTCCAGGTAGCCAGCAAGAAAATCCACAACAAGAGCGATCCTTCATGTCCACCCCATACTGCGCCTAATCGATAAATCACCGGCAGCTGTGAATTCGAGTGCTCAGCGACATAGAGCACAGAAAAGTCATTGGCGTAAAAACTCCAAGCCAAGATTCCAAAAGCAATCGCCAGCAATAAGAAAACAGTTTGCGCAGCAGGTCTTGCCAGCACTAACCAGTCGCGTCGGCCATAGTGCGCACCTAGCAGTGGCAAAACCCCCTGAATACAGGCAATGCAAAGCGCCAGAACTAGTGCGTAATGTCCAAACTCAGGAATCATTTATTCGTTCCGTTTTTTTGAGCTTGCTCTAAAGCGTGTTTAGCTTCAGGAGGCATGTAGTTCTCGTCATGTTTAGCCAATACTTCACTGGCAATAAATTCACCATTGGCATTCATGCGACCTTGGATCACGGCACCTTTACCCTCTTTAAACAAATCGGGAAGAATGCCGGTATAAGCCACCGGAATATCTTTCGCCAGATCAGTAATCACAAAGTGCACGGTTAAGCCATCGCGCTTTA
This region of Polynucleobacter sp. JS-JIR-II-50 genomic DNA includes:
- a CDS encoding heme lyase CcmF/NrfE family subunit; translation: MIPEFGHYALVLALCIACIQGVLPLLGAHYGRRDWLVLARPAAQTVFLLLAIAFGILAWSFYANDFSVLYVAEHSNSQLPVIYRLGAVWGGHEGSLLLWIFLLATWTILVAQLSKALDDFMVARVIGVLGLVTSGLLLFVLTTSNPFERLLPAAQDGRSLNPLLQDPGLVFHPPMLYMGYVGFSVAFAFAIASLLSGRLDAAWARWSRPWTTAAWVFLTLGIALGSWWAYYELGWGGWWFWDPVENASFIPWLVGTALLHSLAVTEKRGGFKSWTVLLAITAFSLSLLGTFLVRSGVLTSVHAFATDPRRGIFILIFLSLVVGSSLMLYAWRAPKSSMGGKFSLSSRETLILLGNVFLVVSAGSVLLGTLYPLLIDALHLGKISVGPPYFNSVFVPIMVPLLVLMGIGPWASWKQSNLISIIKRLWIAGAVALIAGVAIPFIMGQFTWLAGMGFMMAFWVIASGCMQIIRQAKAGKPTRSFIGMQVAHLGIAVFVIGVTMVGAYQEEKDVRMSAGDTVSVGGYQIQLQGVSAARGPNYQAMRGTFLLSKNGSDQINLYPEKRSYFSSTMPMTEAAIDAGLTRDIYVSLGEELGDQSWAVRVYYKPFVDWIWGGCLLMALGGVLAMSDKRYRLKLKSKFA
- the ccmE gene encoding cytochrome c maturation protein CcmE produces the protein MKPRHKRALMIVAALIVIGVAALLILNALNSNIALYVTPSEVSAGKAPQGQAFRIGGMVKDGSLKRDGLTVHFVITDLAKDIPVAYTGILPDLFKEGKGAVIQGRMNANGEFIASEVLAKHDENYMPPEAKHALEQAQKNGTNK